The following proteins come from a genomic window of Sorex araneus isolate mSorAra2 chromosome 1, mSorAra2.pri, whole genome shotgun sequence:
- the LOC129403261 gene encoding GTPase IMAP family member 7-like — translation MRIVLVGKIGSGKSATANTILGEEKFISELSDFSVTQNCQKAFREWKGRNILVVDTPGLFDTKEKQDTTCKEISKCILYSSPGPHAIILVLQLGRYTEEEQKVFAMVKALFGESVTRHMIVLFTRKEDLGDGSLRDFIADSDVSLRSMIKECGSRCCAFSNRAAKDEKEAQVQELMQLIGKMILSRGHFTDNIYEKIEERLNKKSEALIKIFDSQLKREISLVEEDYVNKSQAEKEKKIYLVKEQHAARIRNIREEGEKHKLTRL, via the coding sequence ATGAGGATTGTCCTCGTCGGGAAAATCGGAAGTGGTAAAAGTGCCACAGCCAACACCATTCTTGGGGAagagaaatttatttcagaattgTCTGACTTCTCTGTAACCCAAAACTGCCAGAAAGCGTTCCGGGAATGGAAGGGGAGGAACATCCTCGTCGTGGACACCCCGGGGCTCTTTGACACCAAGGAGAAGCAGGACACCACCTGCAAGGAGATCAGCAAGTGCATCCTCTACTCCTCCCCGGGCCCTCACGCCATCATCCTGGTGCTGCAGCTGGGCCGCTACACAGAGGAAGAGCAGAAAGTCTTTGCCATGGTCAAGGCTCTTTTTGGGGAGTCGGTCACCAGGCACATGATCGTCCTGTTCACTCGCAAAGAAGACTTGGGGGACGGAAGCCTACGTGACTTCATAGCAGACAGCGACGTGAGCCTAAGAAGCATGATCAAGGAGTGTGGCAGCCGCTGCTGTGCCTTCAGCAACAGAGCAGCGAAGGATGAGAAGGAAGCTCAGGTGCAGGAGCTGATGCAGCTGATAGGGAAAATGATCCTTAGCAGAGGTCACTTCACTGATAACATATACGAGAAGATAGAGGAAAGGCTGAACAAGAAATCTGAGGCCTTGATCAAAATTTTTGATAGTCAGTTGAAAAGGGAAATTTCTCTAGTAGAAGAAGACTATGTCAATAAGTCAcaggcagaaaaagagaaaaaaatatatttggtaaAAGAGCAACATGCTGCCCGAATAAGAAATATAAGAGAAGAAGGTGAAAAGCATAAGCTGACAAGgctttaa